A part of Caretta caretta isolate rCarCar2 chromosome 1, rCarCar1.hap1, whole genome shotgun sequence genomic DNA contains:
- the CCKBR gene encoding gastrin/cholecystokinin type B receptor produces the protein MGAAGALDPRRMNETLLQRLLCAGGPGNASGWNRSLCDPLRSPSDLDFTVRVLLYSLIFLLSVFGNSLIVVVLALNRRLRTITNCFLLSLALSDLLLALCCMPFTLLPNLMGTFVFGTAGCKLMAYLMSMSVSVSTFSLVAIATERYRAICNPLQSRVWQTRSHAYRVIAGTWLLSLLLMLPYAIYSTTVPMPARPGLAQCQHLWPNQHFTQAWYILLLLILFFIPGVVMAVAYGLISRELYRSIRFETDIRREATGLQHGAVEPLAPGLEDDGCYVQLARPGGVLELSSLGRAGPGGAQEDGARVNSSQAKLLAKKRVIRMLIVIVVMFFLCWLPVFSANTWRAFAPASAQRALSGAPISFIHLLSYTSACANPLIYCFMNRRFRTASVATLARCRPRRPRRPPPDGEVHATGTSLSKTSYTTVSSLGPP, from the exons ATGGGCGCGGCCGGAGCCCTGGACCCGCGGCGCATGAACGAGACGCTGCTGCAGCGGCTGCTGTGCGCGGGGGGGCCCGGCAACGCCTCGGGCTGGAACCGGAGCCTCTGCGACCCGCTGCGGAGCCCCTCAG ACCTGGACTTCACGGTGCGGGTCCTGCTCTACTCGCTGATCTTCCTGCTCAGCGTCTTCGGGAACTCACTCATCGTCGTGGTCCTGGCCCTGAACCGGCGGCTCCGCACCATCACCAACTGCTTCCTGCTCTCACTGGCGCTGAGcgacctgctgctggccctgtgctgtaTGCCCTTCACCCTGCTGCCCAACCTCATGGGCACCTTCGTCTTCGGCACCGCCGGCTGCAAGCTCATGGCCTATCTCATGA gcatgTCCGTCAGCGTCTCCACCTTCAGCCTGGTGGCGATCGCCACTGAGCGGTACCGAGCCATCTGCAACCCGCTGCAGTCCCGCGTGTGGCAGACCCGCTCCCATGCCTACCGGGTCATCGCCGGCACctggctgctctccctgctgctcATGCTGCCCTACGCCATCTACAGCACCACGGTGCCCATGCCCGCCCGGCCCGGCCTCGCCCAGTGCCAGCACCTCTGGCCCAACCAGCACTTCACACAGGCCTG GTACATCCTGCTGCTCCTCATCCTCTTCTTCATCCCCGGCGTGGTGATGGCCGTGGCCTATGGACTCATCTCCCGCGAGCTGTACCGCAGCATCCGCTTCGAGACGGACATCAGGAGAGAAGCCACGG GTCTGCAGCACGGTGCCGtggagcccctggccccggggctggAGGACGACGGGTGCTACGTGCAGCTGGCCAGGCCGGGGGGGGTGCTGGAGCTGAGCTCGCTGGGCCGGGCGGGCCCGGGGGGGGCGCAGGAGGACGGCGCCCGCGTCAACAGCTCGCAGGCCAAGCTGCTGGCCAAGAAGCGGGTGATCCGCATGCTGATCGTCATCGTGGTCATGTTCTTCCTCTGCTGGCTGCCCGTCTTCTCCGCCAACACCTGGCGCGCCTTCGCCCCGGCCTCGGCCCAGCGGGCGCTCTCGGGCGCCCCCATCTCCTTCATCCACCTGCTGTCCTACACCTCGGCCTGCGCCAACCCCCTCATCTACTGCTTCATGAACCGGCGCTTCCGCACCGCCTCCGTCGCCACCTTGGCCCGCTGCCGGCCCCGGCGCCCACGCCGCCCCCCGCCCGACGGCGAGGTGCATGCCACGGGCACCTCCCTCTCCAAGACCAGCTACACCACCGtcagcagcctggggcccccctAG